A portion of the Chaetodon trifascialis isolate fChaTrf1 chromosome 7, fChaTrf1.hap1, whole genome shotgun sequence genome contains these proteins:
- the LOC139333659 gene encoding G-protein-signaling modulator 1: MDCTGIKVEMAEGGLLEPLVITEEGDETECVIEREAASSSVVISQSFSGESAPKKEEEHSGERKNEDDIATKMCLEDQSPEKSEANAQDGQTGEAVVNEGDKHEDDKPEETENMNDGQSRGDSESEGQTHDVMSINEKPEKPSDTEGEEATRNEPRVDVRRLNSSEQQPEGTTSQEVDPKKAHRLTPDFPEALYELLCTLQEGRRLNDQRCSFRLESGVRRRRCHSEPNTTRPVNRVVFSSMTSLQKEEFFDLVATTQARRLDDQRAQLERSPPPKSKARSFRGSIKQLSFVKKPAPVPAPVPVPKEDLYNMILTTQAQGRLEDQRSRAPGPMDDEDFFSLLLRVQGGRMDEQRTELPCMLQT; encoded by the exons ATGGACTGCACAGGGATCAAAGTTGAAATGGCTGAAGGGGGGCTGCTGGAACCTCTCGTCATCACCGAAGAGGGAGACGAAACTGAGTGTGTTATTGAAAGAGAGGCAGCAAGCAGTTCGGTCGTCATCTCACAGAGCTTCAGCGGCGAGTCGGCTCCgaaaaaggaagaggaacaCTCAGGAGAGCGCAAGAATGAAGACGATATAGCCACTAAAATGTGTTTAGAAGATCAGAGTCCAGAAAAATCTGAAGCCAACGCGCAAGACGGCCAGACAGGAGAGGCTGTTGTGAATGAAGGGGACAAACACGAAGATGATAAACCAGAGGAAACTGAGAACATGAATGATGGACAAAGCAGAGGAGATAGTGAGAGTGAAGGGCAGACACATGATGTGATGAGCATTAACGAAAAACCTGAGAAACCCAGTGACACAGAGGGTGAAGAAGCTACGCGAAATGAGCCTCGAGTGGATGTACGGAGGTTAAattcctctgagcagcagcctgAAGGGACAACAAGTCAAGAAGTGGATCCAAAAAAG GCTCACCGGTTAACTCCTGACTTCCCGGAGGCGCTGTACGAGCTGCTCTGCACCCTTCAGGAGGGGAGACGGCTCAATGATCAGCGCTGCTCCTTCAGGCTGGAGAGTGGGgttaggaggaggaggtgccACTCAGAGCCCAACACCACCCGGCCAGTGAACAGAG TCGTCTTCTCCTCCATGACTTCGCTGCAGAAGGAGGAGTTTTTTGATCTGGTGGCCACCACTCAAGCTCGCCGACTGGATGACCAGAGGGCGCAGCTCGAAAGGTCTCCACCGCCGAAATCAAAAGCCAGAAGCTTCAGAGGCAGCATAAAGCAGCTCTCTTTTGTGAAAAAGCCTGCGCCGGTTCCTGCGCCGGTTCCTGTGCCCAAAGAGGATCTCTATAATATGATTCTCACGACACAA GCCCAGGGCAGGCTGGAGGACCAGCGCAGCAGAGCTCCTGGTCCCATGGACGACGAGGACTTCTTCTCCCTGCTGCTGAGGGTCCAGGGGGGGCGCATGGACGAGCAGAGAACTGAACTACCGTGCATGCTGCAAACCtga
- the pbx2 gene encoding pre-B-cell leukemia transcription factor 2: MLQQQPLTGNGPSNGRGLGMSGHPGMHPLNSVHQPSQHRSDGGGDSGLEGTENGHETRRDIGDILQQIMTITDQSLDEAQAKKHALNCHRMKPALFSVLCEIKEKTGLSMRNAQEDEPQDPQLVRLDNMLLAEGVAGPEKGGGAAAAVSAATSSGGMSPDSSLEHSDYKSKLSQIRSIYHTELEKYEQACTEFTTHVMNLLREQSRTRPVTPREIERMVAIIHRKFSSIQTQLKQSTCEAVMILRSRFLDARRKRRNFSKQATEVLNEYFYSHLSNPYPSEEAKEELAKQCGITVSQVSNWFGNKRIRYKKNIGKFQEEANLYAMKTALGARQGSDSPHTPNSTGSGSFSLSGSADLFLGVPPVNGEQSAYQMGLQANGNWHGRNSPPSGASPHSDHSENSD; the protein is encoded by the exons atgttgcagcagcagcctctgacGGGCAACGGGCCCTCCAACGGCCGGGGACTCGGCATGAGTGGCCACCCAGGGATGCACCCGCTTAACTCGGTACATCAACCTTCCCAGCATCGGTCCGACGGAGGAGGGGACTCGGGCCTCGAGGGCACAGAGAACGGACATGAAACCCGCAGAGATATTGGCGACATACTGCAGCAAATAATGACCATCACCGACCAAAGTTTGGACGAGGCACAAGCAAA GAAACATGCGCTTAACTGTCACCGAATGAAACCTGCATTATTCAGCGTCCTGTGTGAGATCAAGGAAAAAACTG GCCTCTCAATGAGGAACGCCCAGGAGGATGAGCCTCAGGATCCTCAGCTGGTGCGATTGGACAACATGCTGCTGGCGGAGGGTGTGGCGGGGCCAGAGAAGGGCGGGGGCGCTGCCGCTGCCGTGTCTGCTGCCACCAGCTCGGGAGGGATGTCGCCTGACAGCTCGCTCGAGCACTCCGACTACAAAAGCAAGTTGAGCCAGATTCGCAGTATCTACCACACTGAGCTGGAGAAGTATGAGCAG GCGTGCACTGAGTTCACCACCCACGTGATGAACCTGCTGAGGGAGCAGTCGCGTACGCGGCCCGTCACTCCGCGGGAGATCGAGCGCATGGTGGCCATCATCCACCGCAAGTTCAGCTCGATCCAGACCCAGCTGAAGCAGAGCACTTGTGAGGCAGTCATGATCCTGAGGTCCCGCTTCCTTGATGCCAG ACGCAAAAGGCGCAACTTCAGCAAACAGGCCACAGAGGTCCTGAATGAGTATTTCTACTCCCACCTGTCCAACCCTTACCCTAGTGAAGAAGCCAAAGAGGAACTCGCCAAACAGTGTGGAATCACCGTCTCTCAG GTCTCCAACTGGTTTGGCAACAAGAGAATTCGCTACAAAAAAAATATCGGCAAGTTCCAAGAAGAGGCCAACCTTTATGCCATGAAGACAGCTTTGGGGGCCAGACAGGGCAGCGATTCCCCGCACACTCCCAACTCCACAG GGTCTGGGTCCTTCTCTCTGTCCGGCTCAGCTGACCTGTTCCTCGGGGTTCCACCTGTGAACGGCGAGCAGTCTGCTTACCAAATGGGCTTGCAG GCTAACGGGAACTGGCATGGTCGAAACTCCCCCCCGTCCGGCGCCTCTCCCCACAGCGACCACTCGGAAAACTCCGACTGA
- the LOC139333660 gene encoding transcription factor HES-7.1-B-like, with the protein MKTDWFGPLETMNLLQETEDATNERKFIKSQVEKRRRERMNRSLERLTTMLLQEPRQLGGTERRVEKAEILEHTVRFLQNTGKEDKTTAGGDGGGEGGGRGRKQSFQDGISTCLQRAAQFLGPEGKGLWLGAALDASFAARFSRSDSDPADVHRGAEARSSTSLPHTKSILRVLRQKSKHRLQRRAFSVNSVAHPYRFPVQQGFPRKAQQAQKQNRLEIRVEVRSRKQSPSQRQPVSQSLWRPWS; encoded by the exons ATGAAGACCGACTGGTTTGGACCACTGGAGACAATGAATCTGTTACAGGAAACGGAGGATGCAACAAACGAAAGAAAG TTCATAAAATCTCAGGTGGAGAAACGCCGCAGGGAGAGGATGAACCGCAGCCTGGAGCGTCTGACGACCATGTTGCTCCAGGAGCCTCGACAATTg GGTGGGACTGAGCGCAGGGTGGAGAAGGCTGAGATACTCGAACACACAGTGCGCTTTCTACAGAACACCGGCAAAGAAGACAAGACGAcagctggaggagatggagggggagaAGGTGGTGGCAGAGGCCGTAAACAGTCCTTCCAGGACGGCATCTCCACCTGCCTGCAGAGAGCCGCTCAGTTCCTGGGACCTGAAGGGAAAGGCCTGTGGCTCGGAGCAGCGCTGGATGCGTCTTTTGCCGCTCGCTTTTCCCGTTCAGACTCTGATCCTGCAGACGTCCACAGGGGAGCTGAAGCccgctcctccacctctctgccccACACGAAGTCCATTCTGCGTGTGCTGAGGCAGAAGTCCAAGCACAGACTGCAAAGGCGAGCCTTCAGCGTGAACAGTGTTGCACATCCGTACCGGTTTCCAGTCCAGCAGGGATTTCCCAGAAAAGCCCAGCAGGCTCAGAAACAAAACCGGCTTGAGATCAGGGTGGAGGTACGATCGAGAAAACAGAGCCCGTCCCAGAGGCAGCCGGTCAGCCAGTCACTGTGGAGGCCCTGGTCCTGA
- the her7 gene encoding hairy and enhancer of split related-7: MKLLQDSEDAKARRKSLKPQVERRRRERMNRSLESLKTLLLQRQEGTERRVEKAEILERTVLFLQTTATGDQTSAEGGGGGQKHSFQDGFSTCLQRAAQFLGPEGKGLWLGAALDASFAARCSRSDSDSAGVRRRTEAPSSSSSLLLRKASRSILQLLIHRSRRTLCRSALTVGGCVQNGLVSHRSSTTPQQPPKVTSRASKQSPSQSLPVSQSPWRPWP, from the exons ATGAAACTGCTTCAGGATTCAGAGGACGCAAAGGCCAGAAGAAAG AGTCTCAAACCTCAGGTGGAGAGACGCCGGAGAGAGCGAATGAACCGCAGCCTGGAGAGCCTGAAGACTCTTTTGCTACAGCGACAG GAAGGGACTGAGCGCAGAGTGGAGAAAGCTGAGATACTTGAGCGCaccgtcctcttcctccagacCACTGCCACAGGAGACCAGACGAGCGCtgaaggtggtggtggaggccaGAAACACTCCTTCCAGGACGGGTTCTCCACCtgcctgcagagagctgctcaGTTCCTGGGACCTGAAGGGAAAGGCCTGTGGCTTGGAGCAGCGTTGGATGCGTCTTTTGCTGCTCGCTGCTCCCGTTCAGACTCTGATTCTGCTGGCGTCCGAAGGAGAACCGaagctccttcctcctccagctctctgcttctCCGAAAGGCCTCCAGGTCCATTCTTCAGTTGCTGATACACAGGTCCAGGCGCACCTTGTGCAGGTCTGCGTTGACTGTGGGTGGTTGTGTTCAGAACGGTTTAGTGTCACATCGCTCTTCCACAActcctcagcagcctcccaAGGTGACGAGTCGAGCGAGCAAACAGAGCCCGTCCCAGAGCCTACCGGTCAGCCAGTCACCGTGGAGGCCCTGGCCCTGA
- the notchl gene encoding neurogenic locus notch homolog protein 1, with product MLPLRTFLLLGLSWTCQAASGDPWGQCPVKRNCKDKFGDGSCDRECMEPECLRDGFDCLKDRGHCNPGHIQYCRDHYANSHCEQGCDSAACGWDGSDCFTHQSPMWAKGTLVLHTKSPLQRGTLSNSSLLWALSVLLQSPLKLRGSAPLATNRKLFDFDPQQLVNLLTQASPADSDGSVLFLQVDNRPCSRLPSTCFSYATEAASFLRAVILLRPASFPTLPELTAIISIRGVREEIGSRDEETEIEKDKETTPAWLWAVIAVAIGLLLVLALVALLVVRRVRRQRAEREGGTRVRHRSTVTDNDPKSKALAPHAAHQEQRVRSSREKEKISLRKKKKAKEAEKKRRREPLGEDAIRMRPLKRDQDIGSDTDFTQSSMEDISARCSRRQEDASICDHRSQEQKHYRPGSSQPRRAIQPPPRGWERNAMPPPLLSPPQQSAEWCGPDGSVVLIRAVRSGLDRVVLELLRAGVPVNNTDHTGRSALHWACSVNHLSLTRTLIRYGAAVDLQDNKGETALFLSALHGCYDTARLLLLHGANLELHDRRGRRPIDVAREGMHHQVLELLLAHQIQRGPVPADSANDMLWEERTLMYSPWVGSQGLPGRSASFSGIIGHRDMTPPPQNDWSMSRVQYPSPQNWRPQLNQSATALVPPRIMGRSPRPISTLQEVTSEDEDRDRHQEAPRAATPHFLSPQPAPRQRSFSCTQHALQRRSSAHQPEPNYIIVTDRTANEPIERVVVSPPTDVVAQSDRQPVVNSDIPSRAEQAAVSSANSEQKSRGERSNNTTDSTQTAL from the exons ATGTTGCCTCTGAGGACGTTCCTGCTGCTGGGACTGAGCTGGACATGCCAAG CAGCGTCTGGTGATCCGTGGGGCCAGTGTccagtcaagagaaactgtaAGGACAAGTTTGGAGACGGATCATGTGACAGAGAGTGCATGGAGCCCGAGTGTCTCAGAGACGGCTTTGACTGCCTGAAGGACAGGGGCCACTGCAA TCCGGGCCACATCCAGTACTGCCGTGATCACTACGCCAACTCCCACTGCGAGCAGGGATGTGACAGCGCCGCCTGTGGATGGGACGGTAGCGACTGCTTCACGCACCAGAGCCCCATGTGGGCTAAAGGCACCCTGGTCCTTCACACTAAAAGCCCTCTGCAACGTGGCACCTTGTCCAACAGCTCCCTGCTGTGGGCGCTCAGCGTTCTCCTCCAGTCGCCGCTCAAACTAAGAGGCTCCGCCCCCCTCGCCACTAACAGGAAGTTGTTTGACTTTGACCCTCAACAGCTTGTCAACCTGCTGACTCAGGCATCACCGGCTGACTCAGATGG CTCCGTCCTTTTCCTCCAAGTGGACAACAGGCCATGCTCCCGTCTGCCCTCTACCTGTTTCTCCTACGCCACAGAGGCAGCCAGTTTCCTTCGTGCCGTCATACTGCTGAGGCCTGCCTCGTTCCCCACCCTCCCAGAGCTGACGGCCATCATCAGCATTAGAGGTGTCCGAGAGGAAATAGGAAGCAGAGACGAGGAAACTGAGATAGAGAAAGACAAAG AGACGACCCCTGCATGGCTGTGGGCCGTGATCGCCGTAGCGATTggcctgctgctggtgctggccCTGGTGGCGCTGTTGGTGGTGAGGAGGGTGAGGCGGCAGCGggcggagagggagggaggtacCAGGGTGAGACACCGGTCCACAGTCACAGACAATGACCCCAAATCCAAGGCCTTGGCGCCACACGCCGCCCACCAAGAGCAGAGGGTCCGATCCAGccgagagaaagagaagatcagcttgaggaaaaagaagaaagcaaaggaagcagagaagaagaggaggagggaaccACTGGGGGAGGATGCCATTCGGATGCG gcctctcaaAAGGGACCAGGATATTGGAAGTGACACAGACTTTACCCAGAGTTCAATGGAAGACATCAGCGCGAGATGCTCAAGGCGACAAGAGGACGCCTCCATCTGTGACCACAGGAGCCAGGAGCAGAAACACTACCGGCCTGGATCCTCGCAGCCCCGCAGGGCGATCCAAC ctccacctAGAGGATGGGAGAGAAACGCcatgcctcctcctctgctcagtcCTCCTCAGCAG TCGGCAGAGTGGTGTGGTCCAGATGGGTCTGTGGTTCTGATCCGAGCGGTGCGAAGCGGACTGGACAGAGTGGTCTTGGAGCTTCTGCGAGCAGGAGTGCCCGTCAACAATACTGATCACACTG gGAGATCAGCCCTGCACTGGGCATGCTCAGTAAACCATCTCTCCCTAACAAGGACCCTCATTCGTTATGGGGCTGCTGTGGACCTGCAAGACAACAAG GGCGAGACAGCGCTCTTCCTCTCCGCTCTCCATGGTTGCTATGATACAGCCagactcctcctccttcacggCGCCAACCTTGAGCTTCACGATCGCAGAGGACGCCGTCCCATTGACGTGGCCAGAGAGGGCATGCACCACCAGGTCCTGGAGCTCCTCCTGGCCCACCAGATTCAACGGGGGCCCGTTCCCGCCGACTCGGCCAATGACATGCTGTGGGAGGAGCGCACTCTGATGTACTCGCCGTGGGTCGGATCACAAGGCCTGCCTGGAAGAAGCGCCTCCTTCTCTGGGATCATAGGGCATCGCGATATGACCCCACCTCCACAAAA TGATTGGTCGATGAGCCGAGTGCAGTACCCTTCCCCTCAGAACTGGCGACCacagctcaaccaatcagcaaCAGCGTTGGTCCCTCCAAGAATCATGGGCCGCTCACCTCGGCCAATCAGCACCTTACAGGAGGTAACCTCAGAAGACGAAGATCGTGACAGGCACCAGGAAGCCCCCAGAGCTGCGACACCTCACTTCCTGTCGCCCCAGCCTGCCCCTCGACAGCGTTCCTTTTCCTGCACCCAGCATGCATTGCAGCGTCGTTCCAGTGCCCACCAGCCAGAGCCCAATTATATCAttgtgacagacagaacagcCAATGAGCCCATAGAAAGAGTGGTTGTCTCACCTCCCACAGATGTTGTCGCCCAATCGGATCGCCAGCCAGTCGTAAACAGTGACATTCCCAGTAGAGCAGAACAAGCAGCGGTGAGTTCAGCAAATTCAGAGCAGAAATCCAGAGGTGAGAGGTCAAACAACACGACTGACTCCACACAAACAGCCCTGTAG